The genomic window GGTCTTTCGGCAGGACCCAGGGCAAACAGCAAGCGAAGCAGGCATAAAGCCACTGCCGGAAAGGTCAGAAAGCAAAAGCACCATTCTATCCGGCTGCACGGAAACGCAGGCCTGCATCGAGAATGAGGAATGCCTTGGCAGCTGCCGGCTTTGCAGGGTTCGCCTGTGCCCTCAGGAGGACGGAAGCCAGACCTTTGAGATTTTGTCCTGCAGTTGCAGAAAGGCGTAGCAATCCATATAAGTGCGGACCGTTTCAAAAGGCAACTTCTCGCATTTGTTAGCTCATTGTGGCCAATAGGGCTTCTATCTCTTAACTAGTGAGGCCATCTCTGGAGGTATAGTCTTCCCGCCACATATTGGCGTATTTTAGAAAGGCAAGATCTTTTAAATGCCTGTAGCTGAGGGTAATCTCTGTTTCTTTCAGTTCGGGAAATCCTGACGCCACGAGACGGTCCTTAAAACGTGGAAGATTGTGCATAATAGACCTGTCTTTGTAAATGCAATTTAAGGAGATAGTTGAATGCTTCACGCTCTAGCAGCATTGCCAGTCGCTCCCTGCATCTTCGCCCACTTTTCCAATCGCGCTCGAGTATTTCTGGAGGTTTTCAATCGTCTTTTTTGTCCCTTCCGGCGCCAGGCCCTTTTTCACCAGTTCCCCCCGGACAAGCCGGACAAGCTCTGGAAGGTCTATTTTTGCGGGGCAGTTATGCCTGCAGCTGGAGCAGCCGGTGCAGTAGAATGCGCCGCCTTCCAGGGATTTCTGAAGCCCTTCCGAAAACTTTGAAAAGACCACTCCCTTCGCTCCGGCGTATCGGTTGCCGAAGAGATTTTGAATCTGGTGGTAGATTGGGCATAGGTTCAGGCAGGCGCCGCAGTTTATGCAGTATAAAATTTCCTCGTATGGAGTCCCCAGAATGCCTGACCTGCCGTTGTCGAGAAGTATGAGGTAAACTTCCTTTGCCCCCTGGGCTCCGGTAATGACTTTGTTTTGTATGTCCGCGGTCTTGCTGGGGCCCGAAATCAAGCTTACGTAAACCGGAAACTTCTGCCCCGTTCCGTAAACCGCCGAGCATTTGGCGACAAGAAGCGCGTCCTCGACAGTTGGAATAATCTTTTCGAAGCCCGCGACGATAATGTGCTTTTCCGGAAACCTCGAAACAAGGGAGATGTTCCCCTCGTTTTCCAAAACCATAACGCTCCCGTCAGCGGTTATTGCGTTCGCGCCCGTCAGCCCCACCCTTGCCTCGGCAATCTTCTCCCTTAGCTTGTTTCTGGCAAAAGAGGCGATTTCAGCCGGCTCCGGCTTTACGGAAACTCCGTACTTTTCTTTTATTGCCTTTGAGATGTCCTTCGGGGTAAGCTTGAGGGCAGGCAGAACCGGGTGAATCCCTTCGAGATGCGCAACCTGTACGAGAAAGTCTCCCAGGTCAGTTTCGACGACCTCAACTCCCCCAAGCGCTTTTTCAAGCCCTAGTTCCTTGAAGGCGTTTGACTTTGACTTTACAAGGAGCTTTTCGCCGCCCAAAATTTTCAGGATTGCTTTTTGTGCCTGCTGTGGATTTTTTGCCTCGATTACCTTTATCCCGTTTTCAGTAAGGTTTTTTATAGCTTTCTTCTTCAGCTCCGAAATGTTTTCAATTGACATTTTCTTCAGCTCCCGCAGTTTTTCCTTCAGTTCCCCCTCATCCAGGCCGCTAAGCGCGCATTCTCTCTTCTCAAGGTACGAATAAAACACGGGGAGAAGGCACGAAATTGCCTTACTCCTTTGCCCGACTTCTTTTTCCAGATTTCCCTTCATCTTCATCCTCGTCTTTTTCAGTCCTCAGAACCTGCGATAGCTCCACTACCTTAAGCCCCCCTGCGTTTTCTTTCAGGTTAAGGTAGCACATAGGGCAGCATGTCACCAGCACTCCGGCGCCGGTTTCCTTTGCCATGCCCGCCCGCTCTTTTGCAATCGAGCTTGAGAGAATTTCGTGGTTTGACCTTACTCCGGCGCCGCCCCCACAGCAAAGCGCTCGTTCTCTCGTAAGCTTCATCTCCTTTATTCTGCATCCCGCGGCCTCCAGGACTTTCCTTGGCT from Candidatus Aenigmatarchaeota archaeon includes these protein-coding regions:
- a CDS encoding lactate utilization protein codes for the protein MKGNLEKEVGQRSKAISCLLPVFYSYLEKRECALSGLDEGELKEKLRELKKMSIENISELKKKAIKNLTENGIKVIEAKNPQQAQKAILKILGGEKLLVKSKSNAFKELGLEKALGGVEVVETDLGDFLVQVAHLEGIHPVLPALKLTPKDISKAIKEKYGVSVKPEPAEIASFARNKLREKIAEARVGLTGANAITADGSVMVLENEGNISLVSRFPEKHIIVAGFEKIIPTVEDALLVAKCSAVYGTGQKFPVYVSLISGPSKTADIQNKVITGAQGAKEVYLILLDNGRSGILGTPYEEILYCINCGACLNLCPIYHQIQNLFGNRYAGAKGVVFSKFSEGLQKSLEGGAFYCTGCSSCRHNCPAKIDLPELVRLVRGELVKKGLAPEGTKKTIENLQKYSSAIGKVGEDAGSDWQCC